In one window of Methanoculleus chikugoensis DNA:
- the hisF gene encoding imidazole glycerol phosphate synthase subunit HisF, which translates to MVLTKRIIPCLDLKDGRVVKGTHFVGLRDAGDPVELAQRYNEQGADEVVFLDITATREDRGTIIDVVQRAADQLFLPLTVGGGIRTIEDMKQILRAGADKVSINSSAVADPNLISQGAERFGTQCIVVAVDVRRNYETTPGKTPITLADGQECWYEVVTHGGSRGTGLDAVAWVREAEERGAGEILLTSMETDGTKEGFDIPITGAVSEAVGIPVVASGGVGTLDHFYEGFTEGKADACLAASVFHYGEFTVRQVKEYLAGRGIPVRL; encoded by the coding sequence ATGGTTTTGACCAAGCGGATCATCCCCTGCCTGGACCTCAAGGACGGGCGGGTGGTCAAGGGCACGCACTTCGTCGGCCTGCGCGACGCGGGCGATCCCGTGGAACTCGCCCAGCGCTACAACGAGCAGGGCGCGGACGAGGTGGTCTTCCTCGACATCACCGCCACCAGGGAAGACCGGGGCACCATCATCGACGTCGTGCAGCGGGCGGCCGACCAGCTCTTCCTCCCGCTCACCGTGGGCGGCGGCATCCGGACGATCGAGGATATGAAGCAGATCCTCCGGGCGGGCGCGGACAAGGTGAGCATCAACTCGAGCGCCGTCGCCGACCCGAACCTGATCTCGCAGGGCGCAGAGCGGTTCGGAACCCAATGCATCGTCGTCGCCGTCGATGTCCGGCGCAACTACGAGACGACACCGGGAAAGACGCCGATAACCCTCGCCGACGGCCAGGAGTGCTGGTACGAGGTCGTGACCCACGGTGGAAGCCGGGGCACGGGGCTTGACGCCGTCGCCTGGGTGAGAGAGGCGGAGGAGCGCGGAGCGGGCGAGATCCTGCTCACCAGCATGGAGACCGACGGGACGAAGGAGGGGTTCGATATCCCGATCACGGGAGCGGTCTCGGAGGCGGTCGGGATCCCGGTGGTCGCGAGCGGCGGCGTGGGGACGCTCGACCACTTCTACGAAGGGTTCACGGAAGGAAAGGCCGACGCCTGCCTCGCGGCAAGCGTCTTCCACTACGGCGAGTTCACCGTCCGCCAGGTCAAGGAGTACCTGGCGGGACGGGGTATCCCGGTACGGCTGTAA
- a CDS encoding adenosylhomocysteinase, producing MESGDLKIAWARQYMPVLSSIRKRFVEEKPFSGMTVGMALHVEAKTAVLVETLAAGGAEVYITGCNPLSTQDDVSMALDTREGVHSYARRGASVEEYYAAIDRVLDACPAITIDDGMDLIHRIHTERRDVLDSIIGGCEETTTGIHRLRAMAQDGALKFPVVAVNDTPMKHFFDNVHGTGESSLASIMITTNVLIAGKRFVVAGYGYCGRGLAQKARSLGARVIVTEVDPRRALQAHMDGFDVMTMDEAAALGDIFVTTTGNTGILTERHFPSLKDGAILANAGHFNVEIDVDWLASHADSTVHRDGIDTYVLGGKAVHVLAEGRLVNLATPKGMGHPVEVMDLSFAVQALSAEFIAKHGRELAPGVHDVPSAIDEAVARLKLDALGLSIDRLTPEQETYMSSWTIGT from the coding sequence ATGGAGTCTGGAGATCTAAAAATTGCGTGGGCGCGGCAGTATATGCCGGTGCTCTCGTCCATTCGGAAACGTTTTGTCGAGGAGAAGCCGTTCTCCGGCATGACTGTCGGCATGGCCCTGCACGTCGAGGCGAAGACCGCGGTGCTGGTCGAGACGCTCGCGGCAGGCGGAGCCGAGGTATACATCACGGGGTGCAACCCCCTCTCGACCCAGGACGACGTCTCGATGGCGCTCGATACCCGGGAAGGGGTGCACTCCTACGCCCGCCGGGGCGCCAGTGTCGAGGAGTACTACGCGGCCATCGACCGGGTGCTCGACGCCTGCCCCGCAATCACCATCGATGACGGGATGGACCTGATCCACCGCATCCACACCGAGCGGCGGGATGTGCTGGACTCGATCATCGGCGGGTGCGAGGAGACCACGACCGGTATCCACCGGCTCCGCGCGATGGCACAGGACGGGGCGCTCAAGTTCCCGGTCGTCGCCGTCAACGACACCCCGATGAAGCACTTCTTCGACAACGTCCACGGCACCGGGGAGAGCTCGCTTGCGTCGATCATGATCACCACGAACGTTCTTATCGCCGGAAAGCGGTTCGTCGTCGCCGGCTACGGCTACTGCGGCCGGGGACTTGCGCAGAAGGCCCGGAGCCTCGGCGCCCGCGTCATCGTGACCGAAGTGGACCCCCGGCGGGCGCTCCAGGCGCACATGGACGGGTTCGACGTCATGACGATGGACGAGGCGGCAGCGCTCGGCGACATCTTCGTCACCACCACCGGGAATACGGGCATCCTCACCGAACGCCACTTCCCGAGCCTGAAGGACGGGGCGATCCTCGCGAACGCCGGCCACTTCAACGTTGAGATCGACGTCGACTGGCTTGCGTCGCACGCGGACTCTACCGTTCACCGGGACGGCATCGACACCTACGTGCTCGGTGGGAAGGCCGTCCACGTCCTTGCCGAAGGGAGGCTCGTGAACCTCGCGACGCCGAAGGGCATGGGTCACCCCGTCGAGGTGATGGACCTGAGTTTCGCGGTCCAGGCGCTCTCCGCCGAGTTCATCGCGAAGCACGGCCGCGAACTCGCTCCCGGCGTGCACGACGTCCCGTCCGCCATCGACGAGGCTGTGGCGCGGCTGAAACTCGACGCGCTCGGCCTCTCGATCGACCGGCTGACGCCCGAGCAGGAGACCTACATGAGCAGCTGGACGATCGGGACGTAA
- the modA gene encoding molybdate ABC transporter substrate-binding protein, with product MKVSTPATLVAVTLMIIAGLLVAGCTTTEETPGETTLTVFTAASLTGAFTDIGKAYEAQNENVKVDFVFDGSQTLRTQIEQGANADIFVSASTKHMKALQDGGFMDNSTVVPFLGNSLALIVPVDNPAGITGLADLNKPGVKIVIGTKDVPFGDYTRQMFEKMAADPAYGPAYKDAVMKNVVSEETAVSSVVPKLALGEADAAIVYKSDVSKDDLTKVTRLDIPAEYNVVATYPLGILAESPGKTEAESFIAFVRGPDGSAILTEYGFDPIPA from the coding sequence ATGAAAGTATCAACCCCGGCAACCCTCGTTGCCGTAACGCTCATGATCATCGCCGGTCTCCTGGTTGCAGGATGCACGACCACGGAAGAGACCCCGGGAGAGACAACCCTGACGGTCTTTACGGCCGCATCGCTCACGGGGGCCTTCACGGATATCGGCAAAGCTTACGAGGCACAGAACGAGAACGTCAAGGTCGACTTCGTCTTTGACGGCTCGCAGACCCTCCGCACCCAGATCGAACAGGGAGCGAATGCGGATATCTTCGTCTCCGCGAGCACAAAGCACATGAAGGCGCTCCAGGACGGCGGGTTCATGGACAACAGCACCGTGGTTCCGTTCCTCGGGAACAGCCTGGCCCTGATCGTCCCGGTCGATAATCCGGCAGGGATCACCGGTCTCGCCGACCTGAACAAACCCGGTGTGAAGATCGTCATCGGCACCAAGGATGTTCCCTTCGGCGACTATACCCGGCAGATGTTCGAGAAGATGGCCGCCGATCCTGCCTATGGTCCGGCCTACAAGGACGCCGTGATGAAGAACGTCGTCTCCGAGGAGACGGCGGTGAGCTCCGTGGTGCCCAAGCTGGCGCTCGGCGAGGCCGATGCGGCGATCGTCTACAAGTCGGACGTCTCAAAGGACGACCTGACGAAAGTGACCCGGCTCGACATCCCGGCCGAATACAACGTCGTGGCCACCTATCCGCTCGGCATCCTTGCGGAGTCGCCGGGCAAGACTGAAGCAGAGTCGTTCATAGCATTCGTCCGGGGCCCGGACGGCAGCGCCATCCTGACGGAATATGGTTTTGACCCGATCCCTGCCTGA
- a CDS encoding ABC transporter permease — translation MRRAVLSLFTTVLLALFLLFITLPVVSLFLRISPEGFFHSLTQPVVLDALSLSFVTATVSTAIVVLFGTPLALVNARRDYTGKELVDTLTDLPIVLPPAVAGLALLMAFGRRGVIGQYLDIFGIHIGFTTIAVILAQVFVASPFYIRQARASFEAVDRLYEDAARTLGASPMTVALRITIPLAWGGLVSGAILSFARALGEFGATIMFAGNFQGRTQTMPLAIYTTMQGDMNAAISLSIILVVISFAVISAVKIVTRRKY, via the coding sequence TTGAGGAGGGCGGTTCTTTCCCTCTTCACCACCGTCCTTCTTGCACTCTTCCTCCTCTTCATCACGCTGCCGGTAGTCTCGCTCTTCCTGCGCATATCGCCGGAAGGGTTCTTCCATTCGCTCACCCAACCGGTGGTGCTCGATGCCCTCTCGCTCTCCTTCGTCACCGCGACGGTGAGCACGGCGATCGTCGTCCTCTTCGGGACGCCGCTTGCCCTGGTGAACGCCCGGCGCGACTACACGGGGAAGGAGCTCGTCGACACCCTCACCGACCTCCCCATCGTCCTCCCGCCGGCGGTGGCGGGGCTCGCGCTGCTGATGGCCTTCGGCCGCCGGGGCGTGATCGGGCAGTACCTCGATATCTTCGGCATCCATATCGGCTTCACCACGATCGCGGTGATCCTCGCACAGGTCTTCGTCGCCTCGCCGTTCTACATCCGGCAGGCGCGGGCGAGTTTCGAGGCGGTCGACCGCCTCTACGAGGATGCGGCGCGGACGCTCGGGGCCTCCCCCATGACCGTCGCTCTCCGGATCACCATCCCGCTTGCGTGGGGCGGACTCGTCTCCGGGGCGATCCTCTCGTTCGCCCGGGCACTCGGGGAGTTCGGTGCGACGATCATGTTTGCCGGAAACTTCCAGGGCAGGACCCAGACGATGCCGCTTGCAATTTACACGACCATGCAGGGAGACATGAACGCCGCGATCAGCCTCTCCATCATCCTTGTCGTGATATCGTTTGCGGTGATCTCTGCCGTGAAGATCGTCACCCGGAGGAAGTATTGA
- a CDS encoding ABC transporter ATP-binding protein — protein sequence MLSVHAVRQLRDFVLDVTLSVRSGETLVLIGENGSGKSTVLNLISGILTPDHGEIVLGDRTLFSDEKKIGIPPESRKIGHLFQSYALFPHMTVAENIAFGLRCRKVPRPEVAFAVTNHLRAMNLADLSDVNAGRLSGGQRQRVALARALVLNPDLLLLDEPLAAVDMRAQAAMRSELRDRIRSAGIPCIVVTHNLRDALELGDRLCLIEEGKVVAEGAPEKVLGMRENGFIASFAGSEPRNGFMPRASITAHSRRPPDSRPLG from the coding sequence ATGCTCTCCGTCCATGCCGTCCGGCAACTGCGTGACTTCGTCCTCGACGTCACGCTCTCGGTCCGGTCCGGCGAGACCCTCGTCCTCATCGGTGAGAACGGCTCGGGCAAGTCCACGGTGCTGAACCTGATCTCCGGCATCCTCACCCCGGACCACGGCGAGATCGTGCTCGGGGATCGGACGCTGTTTTCGGACGAGAAAAAGATCGGTATTCCTCCCGAGAGCCGGAAGATCGGTCACCTCTTCCAGTCCTACGCGCTCTTCCCGCACATGACCGTCGCCGAGAACATAGCGTTCGGCCTCCGGTGCCGGAAGGTTCCGCGGCCGGAGGTTGCCTTCGCCGTGACGAACCATCTCCGCGCGATGAACCTCGCCGATCTCTCGGATGTCAACGCCGGCCGGCTCTCGGGCGGGCAGCGGCAGCGGGTGGCCCTTGCCCGGGCGCTGGTGCTCAACCCGGACCTCCTCCTCCTCGACGAACCGCTCGCCGCCGTCGATATGCGGGCGCAGGCTGCGATGCGGAGCGAGCTTCGCGACCGGATCCGGAGCGCCGGCATCCCCTGCATCGTCGTCACCCACAACCTCCGCGACGCCCTTGAACTCGGCGACCGTCTCTGCCTCATCGAGGAGGGGAAGGTGGTGGCCGAGGGTGCGCCGGAGAAGGTGCTCGGCATGCGGGAGAACGGGTTCATCGCGAGTTTCGCCGGGTCGGAGCCCCGCAACGGATTTATGCCCCGGGCGTCCATCACTGCTCATAGCCGGAGGCCGCCGGACTCCCGGCCCCTCGGATGA
- a CDS encoding DNA-3-methyladenine glycosylase family protein, which translates to MKTIELRPDQPFDLDLTLSCGQAFRWEKTNGWWRGVVDGRAVRIRQDGSRLMFEGADDGFVRDYFRLDQDLPAILSSIDRDAAIGAAIRECRGLRLVRQPPWECLISYLCATNTNIPAVKRRVALMAERYGRPVDGPSGRAYAFPGPEALAGVPHGDLWDCKLGYRTNYVREAAGYAAEHPDWAERVAALPFEEARQALMQLRGVGPKAADCVLLFAFGFFEAFPVDVWIRRIVGEMYLPDLGKNCTPAEYERIRRFSRDYFGEYAGYAQEYLYCARGPARRAA; encoded by the coding sequence ATGAAGACGATCGAACTCCGGCCCGACCAGCCGTTCGACCTCGACCTGACGCTCTCCTGCGGGCAGGCATTCCGCTGGGAGAAGACAAACGGGTGGTGGCGGGGCGTCGTCGACGGCCGGGCCGTCCGGATACGGCAGGACGGATCCCGTCTCATGTTTGAGGGGGCGGACGATGGGTTCGTCCGCGACTACTTCCGGCTCGACCAGGATCTTCCTGCCATCCTCTCGTCGATCGACCGCGACGCGGCGATCGGCGCCGCCATCCGGGAGTGCCGCGGCCTTCGGCTTGTCAGGCAGCCACCGTGGGAGTGCCTGATCTCGTATCTCTGCGCCACGAACACGAACATCCCGGCGGTGAAGCGGCGGGTCGCGCTGATGGCGGAGCGCTACGGGAGGCCGGTAGACGGGCCCTCCGGCAGGGCATACGCGTTCCCCGGACCGGAGGCGCTCGCGGGGGTTCCGCACGGGGACTTATGGGACTGTAAACTCGGCTACCGGACGAACTACGTCCGGGAGGCTGCCGGATATGCGGCAGAGCACCCGGACTGGGCGGAGCGGGTCGCCGCCCTTCCGTTCGAGGAGGCGCGGCAGGCGCTGATGCAACTCCGGGGCGTGGGGCCGAAGGCGGCGGACTGCGTGCTGCTCTTTGCGTTCGGGTTTTTTGAAGCGTTCCCGGTCGACGTCTGGATACGCCGGATCGTGGGAGAGATGTATCTCCCCGATCTCGGCAAAAACTGCACCCCGGCGGAGTACGAGCGGATCCGGCGATTTAGCCGGGACTACTTCGGGGAATACGCGGGGTATGCGCAGGAATACCTCTACTGCGCGCGTGGCCCGGCGCGCCGGGCGGCCTGA
- the nifB gene encoding nitrogenase cofactor biosynthesis protein NifB, whose amino-acid sequence MADEYRTATVQGREVPYDPEQLRKISEHPCYSDKACHAFGRCHVPVAPKCNIQCNYCIRDFDCVNESRPGVTSRVLSPEEALDLVRNVVREYPYVKVVGIAGPGEPLANPETFEALKLIHEEFPHLIMCISTNGLALPESIEELAKYDVGNVTVTLNAVDPAIGEKIYSWVEYDGKKYHGREAAELLLAQQMKGIEMAVAKKMFVKINTVYIPGINDEHIPEIAKKVGEMGAFTFNVIPLIPQYKFAAITPPTPKEKREMQDRCEPYIKQMRHCARCRADAIGKLGQDVQSCVYQQMKDEKKE is encoded by the coding sequence ATGGCCGACGAGTATCGAACCGCAACGGTCCAGGGAAGGGAGGTTCCCTACGATCCGGAGCAGTTGCGCAAGATCAGCGAGCACCCCTGCTACTCAGATAAAGCCTGCCACGCCTTCGGGAGGTGCCACGTCCCCGTCGCTCCGAAGTGCAACATCCAGTGCAACTACTGCATACGGGACTTCGACTGCGTGAACGAGAGCCGGCCGGGCGTGACGAGCAGGGTGCTCTCCCCGGAGGAGGCGCTCGACCTTGTTCGGAACGTCGTCAGGGAGTACCCGTACGTGAAGGTGGTCGGGATCGCAGGTCCGGGCGAGCCGCTCGCAAACCCGGAGACGTTCGAGGCGCTCAAGCTGATCCACGAGGAGTTCCCGCACCTGATCATGTGCATCAGCACGAACGGTCTTGCGCTCCCCGAGTCGATCGAGGAACTCGCGAAGTACGATGTCGGGAACGTCACGGTCACGCTCAACGCTGTTGACCCCGCGATCGGTGAGAAGATCTACTCCTGGGTCGAGTACGACGGGAAGAAGTACCACGGGCGCGAGGCGGCCGAACTCCTCCTCGCCCAGCAGATGAAGGGGATCGAGATGGCGGTGGCAAAGAAGATGTTCGTCAAGATCAACACCGTCTACATCCCCGGGATCAACGACGAGCACATTCCCGAGATCGCAAAGAAGGTCGGGGAGATGGGAGCGTTCACCTTCAACGTCATCCCGCTCATCCCGCAGTACAAGTTCGCCGCGATCACCCCCCCGACGCCGAAGGAGAAGCGGGAGATGCAGGACCGGTGCGAACCCTACATCAAGCAGATGCGCCACTGCGCACGCTGCCGGGCGGACGCGATCGGGAAACTGGGCCAGGACGTCCAGTCCTGCGTCTACCAGCAGATGAAGGATGAGAAGAAAGAATAA